In a single window of the Massilia oculi genome:
- a CDS encoding TorD/DmsD family molecular chaperone translates to MSSTSTSLPDRSAIATVIVRPEMPPGAEDQARADLYALLSRLLLAAPDAALLDALASSDPILAEGGDPALERAWDQLTVASGVMDAQVVHDEFSALFVSIGTPPVDPYGSRYLAGYMNDTPLAQLRADLARLGLARIRGRGEFEDHLGALCETMRVLVAGAPGVRRQPLAVQRHFFEVHVGSWCMRALDDIAGAEGANYYRLVARFAQAFLAIEAESFGVGEETDEQA, encoded by the coding sequence GTGTCATCGACAAGCACGAGCCTACCCGATCGCAGCGCCATTGCCACCGTCATCGTGCGCCCGGAGATGCCGCCGGGAGCAGAAGACCAGGCCAGGGCGGACCTGTATGCCTTGCTCTCCCGCCTGCTGCTGGCCGCGCCCGACGCCGCGCTGCTCGATGCGCTCGCGTCCAGCGATCCCATCCTGGCCGAGGGCGGTGACCCGGCGCTCGAACGCGCCTGGGACCAGTTGACCGTGGCGTCCGGCGTCATGGATGCCCAGGTCGTCCACGATGAATTCAGCGCGCTGTTCGTCAGCATCGGCACGCCGCCGGTCGACCCGTACGGCTCGCGCTACCTGGCCGGCTACATGAACGACACGCCGCTCGCGCAGTTGCGCGCAGACCTGGCCCGGCTCGGCCTGGCGCGCATCCGGGGCAGGGGAGAGTTCGAGGACCACCTCGGCGCGCTGTGCGAGACGATGCGCGTGCTGGTGGCCGGCGCACCCGGCGTCCGGCGCCAGCCGCTGGCGGTGCAGCGGCACTTCTTCGAGGTCCACGTCGGCAGCTGGTGCATGCGCGCGCTGGACGACATCGCCGGTGCCGAAGGCGCCAATTACTACCGCCTGGTCGCGCGCTTCGCCCAGGCATTCCTGGCAATCGAGGCGGAAAGCTTTGGAGTAGGAGAGGAAACCGATGAGCAAGCATGA
- a CDS encoding formate dehydrogenase — protein MSKHDPQVHDRPDPARRGFLKAAPLGALVVAAAAPAAAAPEAAPAAPDPKAKRGYHETDHIRRYYETAAYW, from the coding sequence ATGAGCAAGCATGATCCACAAGTCCATGACCGGCCCGACCCGGCGCGTCGCGGCTTCCTGAAAGCCGCGCCGCTGGGCGCGCTGGTGGTGGCCGCCGCCGCCCCGGCGGCCGCTGCGCCCGAGGCCGCCCCGGCCGCGCCGGACCCCAAGGCCAAGCGCGGCTACCACGAGACGGATCACATCCGCCGTTACTACGAGACCGCCGCCTACTGGTAG
- a CDS encoding formate dehydrogenase subunit alpha, whose protein sequence is MSLVKSTRDNALKRRRFLVGAGVAAGAGALARQLPLNVIEPAQADPVAESPVPTEVKRTVCSHCSVGCSVDAVVANGVWVRQEAAFDSPINMGAHCAKGASVREHAFGEHRLRYPMKLVNGKYQRISWDQAIDEIGDKLLQLRKEAGPDALMVIGSSKHNNEQAYLLRKWVSFFGTNNCDHQARICHSTTVAGVAQTFGYGAMTNSFNDLHHSKAVLFIGSNPAEAHPISMLHFLHAKELGAKMIVIDPRFTRTARFADHYVRVRPGTDIPLVWGILWHIFHNGWEDKKFIEERTWGMEDVRAEVMKWTPDKVSDVTGVPESAVRMAAEMLATNRPSSVVWCMGITQHHVGTANVRALSILQLALGNIGIPGGGANIYRGHDNVQGATDVGPNGDSLPGYYGLAEGAWKHFAAVWGVDYEWIKSRFGSKELMEKPGITVSRWFDAVNEENQFIDQPSNLRAVFYWGHAPNSQTRLPDMKAAMQKLDMMVVIDPYPSMTAAMHGRSDGVYLLPAASQFETQGSCTASNRSIQWRERVIQPLFECKTDHEIMYLFARKLGFADELVKNIKVVHNEPVVEDILREINRSCWTIGYTGCSPERLKLHMENKHTFNPTTLRADSGPCKGDYYGLPWPCWGTPEMKHPGTPILYDLNKSVAEGGLPFRANWGVEHNGSSLLAADGSTTRHSELDFGYPEFDHVFLKKLGWWAELTPAEQAMAEGKNWKTDLSGGIIRVVIAHGCAPFGNARARCNVWNFPDPVPVHREPLATPRRDLVAQYPTYDDKANHWRLPTLFKSVQAVDYSKDFPLIMTSGRLVEYEGGGEETRSNPWLAELQQNMFVEINPRDAVQIGARLGEYVWLETPTGARMKMMAMVTERVPVGLVWAPFHFGGWWMGEDLERHYPEHGAPIVRGEAINTGWTYGYDAVTMMQETKVSLCRVVRA, encoded by the coding sequence ATGTCACTGGTCAAGTCCACGCGCGACAACGCCTTGAAACGGCGCCGCTTCCTGGTCGGCGCCGGCGTCGCCGCCGGCGCCGGCGCCCTGGCGCGCCAACTGCCGCTGAACGTGATCGAACCGGCACAGGCCGATCCGGTCGCGGAGTCCCCGGTGCCCACCGAGGTCAAGCGGACGGTATGCAGCCACTGCTCGGTCGGCTGCTCGGTCGATGCCGTCGTCGCCAACGGCGTCTGGGTGCGGCAAGAGGCCGCCTTCGATTCGCCGATCAATATGGGCGCCCATTGCGCGAAGGGCGCCTCGGTGCGCGAGCACGCCTTCGGCGAGCACCGCCTGCGCTATCCGATGAAGCTGGTCAATGGCAAATACCAGCGCATCTCCTGGGACCAGGCGATCGACGAGATCGGTGACAAGCTCCTGCAACTGCGCAAGGAAGCCGGGCCCGATGCGCTGATGGTGATCGGCAGCTCCAAGCACAACAACGAGCAGGCCTATCTGCTGCGCAAATGGGTATCGTTCTTCGGCACCAACAACTGCGACCACCAGGCCCGCATCTGTCACTCGACCACCGTTGCCGGCGTGGCCCAGACCTTCGGCTACGGGGCGATGACCAACTCGTTCAATGACCTGCACCACAGCAAGGCGGTGCTGTTCATCGGCTCCAACCCGGCCGAGGCGCACCCGATCTCGATGCTGCACTTCCTGCACGCCAAGGAGCTGGGCGCCAAGATGATCGTCATCGATCCGCGCTTCACACGCACGGCGCGCTTCGCCGACCACTATGTGCGCGTGCGGCCCGGCACCGACATCCCGCTGGTGTGGGGCATCCTGTGGCATATCTTCCATAACGGCTGGGAAGACAAGAAGTTCATCGAAGAGCGCACCTGGGGCATGGAGGACGTGCGCGCCGAAGTCATGAAATGGACGCCAGATAAAGTGTCGGACGTCACAGGTGTACCGGAATCGGCGGTGCGCATGGCGGCCGAGATGCTGGCCACCAACCGTCCATCGTCCGTGGTCTGGTGCATGGGCATCACCCAGCACCACGTCGGTACCGCCAATGTGCGCGCGCTGTCGATCCTGCAACTGGCGCTGGGCAATATCGGCATTCCCGGCGGCGGCGCCAATATCTACCGTGGCCACGACAACGTCCAGGGCGCCACCGACGTCGGCCCCAACGGCGATTCGCTGCCCGGCTACTATGGCCTGGCCGAAGGCGCCTGGAAGCATTTCGCCGCGGTCTGGGGCGTCGACTACGAGTGGATCAAGTCGCGCTTCGGCTCCAAGGAGCTGATGGAAAAGCCCGGCATCACGGTGTCGCGCTGGTTCGATGCGGTCAACGAGGAAAACCAGTTCATCGACCAGCCGAGCAATCTGCGCGCCGTGTTCTACTGGGGCCACGCGCCGAACAGCCAGACCCGCCTGCCGGACATGAAGGCGGCGATGCAAAAGCTCGACATGATGGTGGTGATCGACCCCTATCCGAGCATGACGGCGGCGATGCATGGCCGCAGCGACGGCGTCTACCTGTTGCCGGCCGCCTCGCAGTTCGAGACCCAGGGCTCGTGCACGGCCTCCAACCGCTCGATCCAGTGGCGCGAACGGGTGATCCAGCCGCTGTTCGAGTGCAAGACCGACCACGAGATCATGTACCTGTTCGCGCGCAAGCTGGGCTTCGCCGACGAACTGGTGAAGAACATCAAGGTGGTGCACAACGAGCCGGTGGTCGAGGACATCCTGCGCGAGATCAACCGCTCGTGCTGGACCATCGGCTACACGGGCTGCTCGCCCGAGCGGCTCAAGCTGCACATGGAAAACAAGCACACGTTCAACCCGACGACCCTGCGCGCCGATTCCGGCCCGTGCAAGGGCGACTACTACGGCTTGCCGTGGCCCTGCTGGGGCACGCCGGAGATGAAGCATCCCGGCACGCCGATCCTGTACGACCTCAACAAGAGCGTGGCCGAGGGCGGGCTGCCGTTCCGCGCCAACTGGGGCGTCGAGCACAACGGTTCGAGCCTGCTGGCGGCCGACGGCTCGACCACCAGGCACAGCGAGCTGGACTTCGGCTACCCCGAGTTCGACCACGTGTTCCTGAAAAAACTGGGCTGGTGGGCCGAGCTGACCCCGGCCGAGCAAGCCATGGCCGAGGGCAAGAACTGGAAGACCGACCTGTCGGGCGGCATCATCCGGGTCGTCATCGCTCATGGCTGCGCACCGTTCGGCAATGCGCGGGCGCGCTGCAACGTCTGGAACTTCCCCGATCCGGTACCGGTCCACCGCGAGCCGCTGGCCACGCCGCGGCGCGACCTGGTGGCCCAGTACCCGACCTACGACGACAAGGCCAACCACTGGCGCCTGCCGACGCTGTTCAAATCGGTGCAGGCGGTCGACTATTCGAAGGACTTCCCGCTGATCATGACCTCCGGCCGCCTGGTCGAGTACGAGGGCGGCGGCGAGGAGACACGTTCGAACCCCTGGCTGGCCGAGCTGCAGCAAAACATGTTCGTCGAAATCAACCCGCGCGACGCGGTCCAGATCGGCGCCAGGCTGGGCGAATACGTGTGGCTCGAGACCCCGACCGGCGCGCGCATGAAGATGATGGCGATGGTCACCGAGCGGGTGCCGGTGGGGCTGGTGTGGGCGCCGTTCCACTTCGGCGGCTGGTGGATGGGCGAAGACCTGGAGCGCCACTATCCCGAACATGGGGCGCCGATCGTGCGCGGCGAGGCCATCAATACCGGCTGGACCTATGGCTACGACGCCGTGACCATGATGCAGGAAACCAAGGTGTCGCTGTGCCGCGTGGTGCGCGCCTGA
- the fdh3B gene encoding formate dehydrogenase FDH3 subunit beta, with protein sequence MPARMKFICDTERCIDCNGCVTACKNEHELAWGINRRRVVTINDGIPGERSVSVACMHCTDAPCLAVCPTNCIYHTEDGIVLHSKDQCIGCGYCYYACPFGAPQFPETGLFNHRGKMDKCTFCAGGPEPDTSEAEFKKYGRNRIAEGKLPACAEQCGTKALLGGDANIIADIYRQRVETRGYGPQLWGWKIAYGKPKRGGEYKAKGDSPRVNQDVRDSQNHSGRFPT encoded by the coding sequence ATGCCAGCAAGAATGAAATTTATCTGCGACACGGAGCGCTGCATCGACTGCAACGGCTGCGTGACCGCCTGCAAGAACGAGCACGAACTGGCCTGGGGCATCAACCGGCGCCGGGTGGTGACGATCAACGACGGCATCCCGGGCGAGCGCTCGGTGTCGGTCGCCTGCATGCATTGCACCGACGCGCCGTGCCTGGCCGTGTGTCCGACCAACTGCATCTACCACACCGAGGACGGCATCGTCCTGCACAGCAAGGACCAGTGCATCGGCTGCGGCTACTGTTATTACGCCTGTCCGTTCGGCGCGCCGCAATTCCCCGAGACGGGCCTGTTCAACCACCGCGGCAAGATGGACAAGTGCACCTTCTGCGCCGGCGGTCCGGAACCGGACACCTCGGAAGCCGAGTTCAAGAAGTATGGCCGCAACCGCATCGCCGAAGGCAAGCTCCCGGCCTGCGCCGAGCAGTGCGGCACCAAGGCGCTGCTGGGCGGCGACGCCAACATCATCGCCGACATCTATCGCCAGCGGGTCGAGACGCGTGGTTACGGTCCGCAGCTGTGGGGCTGGAAGATCGCCTACGGCAAGCCCAAGCGCGGCGGCGAGTACAAGGCCAAGGGCGACTCTCCGCGCGTCAACCAGGACGTGCGCGATTCGCAGAACCATTCCGGGAGGTTCCCGACATGA
- a CDS encoding formate dehydrogenase subunit gamma, whose protein sequence is MRANLNVLRAMLLLVTALGLSSSWAGVKNQNATLAYAEEQTMLQIEADSVVPDPGMTSSASGRVHMDRHYLGQYGAKEGNVIVQRGGNTWRHLRNGPLATIAGFILLAVPLAIFVFYRTIGPANQVAEAGRKMQRFNRWERQVHWATAFSFIALGITGIVIMYGKNIMLPWMGHDLFSWVAIVSKYLHNFVGPLFILCSILMFFTFLKRNFYNRADWQWVKQGGGIVSHKHVPAGFFNAGEKTWFWGGVALLGLIMSVTGLVLDFAVGQTRYVMQVANVLHVGAAALYMAAAMGHAYIGTVGTPGAYDAMRYGTVDENWARAHHQLWYEQMKTGVPPGMDKDGKMVPGQGGRPQPGPAH, encoded by the coding sequence ATGCGAGCGAACCTGAATGTGCTGCGCGCCATGCTGCTCCTGGTGACGGCCCTGGGCTTGAGCAGCAGCTGGGCCGGCGTCAAGAACCAGAACGCCACGCTGGCCTATGCCGAAGAACAGACCATGCTGCAGATCGAGGCCGACTCGGTGGTGCCCGATCCCGGCATGACCAGTTCCGCCTCGGGCCGGGTGCACATGGACCGCCACTACCTGGGCCAGTACGGCGCCAAGGAGGGCAACGTCATCGTCCAGCGCGGCGGCAACACCTGGCGCCACCTGCGCAACGGGCCGCTGGCGACGATCGCCGGCTTCATCCTGCTGGCGGTGCCGCTGGCGATCTTCGTGTTTTACCGGACCATCGGCCCGGCCAATCAGGTGGCCGAGGCCGGCCGCAAGATGCAGCGCTTTAACCGCTGGGAGCGCCAGGTGCACTGGGCCACGGCCTTCAGCTTCATTGCCCTCGGCATCACCGGCATCGTCATCATGTACGGCAAGAACATCATGCTGCCGTGGATGGGGCACGACCTGTTCTCCTGGGTGGCGATCGTCTCGAAATACCTGCACAACTTCGTCGGGCCGCTGTTCATCCTGTGCTCGATCCTGATGTTCTTCACCTTCTTGAAGCGCAACTTCTACAACCGCGCCGACTGGCAATGGGTCAAGCAGGGCGGGGGCATCGTCAGCCACAAGCACGTCCCGGCCGGCTTCTTCAATGCCGGCGAAAAAACCTGGTTCTGGGGCGGCGTGGCGCTGCTCGGCCTGATCATGTCGGTCACCGGCCTGGTGCTCGACTTCGCCGTCGGCCAGACCCGCTACGTGATGCAGGTGGCCAACGTGCTGCACGTGGGGGCTGCGGCGCTGTACATGGCGGCCGCGATGGGCCACGCCTACATCGGCACTGTGGGCACGCCCGGCGCCTATGATGCGATGCGCTACGGGACGGTGGACGAGAACTGGGCCAGGGCCCACCACCAGCTGTGGTACGAACAGATGAAGACCGGCGTCCCGCCCGGCATGGACAAGGACGGCAAAATGGTGCCTGGCCAGGGTGGCCGGCCACAACCCGGCCCTGCGCACTGA
- a CDS encoding DUF3305 domain-containing protein, producing MKMGSMPVAIIMQRRAVQHRWGDMDSWAAVGVVPDRGELPRLSVLSESAERDYYLVSGLALELYTDEHEGYYENIMAPESKVFVLWRMEDGRAMPARASVSYVEGTRMFDSGESADGVTMPAEIYSWVAGYLREHFTPRPRKGRQHG from the coding sequence ATGAAAATGGGAAGCATGCCGGTCGCCATCATCATGCAGCGGCGCGCGGTGCAGCACCGCTGGGGCGATATGGACAGCTGGGCCGCGGTGGGCGTCGTGCCGGACCGCGGTGAGCTGCCGCGCCTGTCGGTGCTGAGCGAGAGCGCGGAACGCGACTATTACCTGGTCTCCGGCCTCGCGCTCGAACTGTACACCGACGAGCACGAAGGCTATTACGAGAACATCATGGCGCCGGAATCGAAGGTGTTCGTCCTGTGGCGGATGGAAGACGGCCGCGCGATGCCGGCCCGCGCGTCGGTGAGCTACGTGGAGGGCACGCGCATGTTCGATTCGGGCGAGTCGGCCGACGGCGTGACCATGCCGGCCGAGATCTACAGCTGGGTCGCGGGCTACCTGCGCGAGCACTTCACGCCGCGCCCGCGCAAGGGAAGGCAGCACGGATGA
- a CDS encoding DUF3306 domain-containing protein, with amino-acid sequence MSADVMLDEGFLRRWARLKSTPEPAEQPVAVEAPPPAVQVAVEEEARPQPTLDDVARLTPESDYSAFVAKGVDKAVQRMALKKLFADPNFAVMDGLDIYIADYNKAAPLTDAMLAALKHAPGVLERLLDEDADDPAVEGGGAPMQGTT; translated from the coding sequence ATGAGCGCTGACGTCATGCTGGATGAAGGATTCCTGCGCCGCTGGGCGCGCCTCAAATCGACGCCGGAGCCGGCGGAGCAGCCCGTGGCCGTCGAGGCGCCGCCTCCCGCCGTCCAAGTGGCGGTGGAGGAAGAGGCAAGGCCGCAGCCGACCCTGGACGACGTGGCCCGGCTCACGCCGGAATCCGATTACTCTGCCTTCGTCGCCAAGGGCGTCGACAAGGCCGTGCAGCGCATGGCGCTCAAAAAACTGTTCGCCGATCCGAACTTCGCGGTGATGGACGGCCTGGACATCTATATCGCCGACTACAACAAGGCCGCGCCGCTCACCGACGCCATGCTGGCTGCGCTCAAGCACGCACCGGGCGTGCTGGAGCGCCTGCTGGATGAGGACGCCGACGATCCGGCAGTCGAGGGCGGGGGCGCGCCGATGCAAGGGACCACATGA
- a CDS encoding 4Fe-4S binding protein encodes MNIRFNDGAASDPVQDGRDRAARLAALQAVRDLPDFDAAATVDYRSHGRTLVVGRACDALPLADRLAGTLSVTVLLLDEPDASDRPQPRLYPVHRAQKVAVAGWLGAFEARWRAAGEPVGEGRFDLVLDLCPARLIASHQRPHGYYAPGEDQAARLAAVEALLDMVGDFEKPKYFSYKERICAHGRNGIQACTACVDICSAQAIVSDGDRVKVNPYLCAGCGACGTVCPTGAMSYAYPPVPFTGRRIQAALRAFREAGGAHPVLLLHDAQALDVVNRLGDSVPGRILPFPLHHVASTGIDVWLAALAYGAAGIAVLATGDEAPQYVQALGEQMGIAQAVLDGLGYAGPHFQLLQLGNAPLEAARELALALRHAPRGDTPATPAVFHLSVEKRNTLDYALDHLHRHAPQQPPHIGLPVKAPFGALLVDRQACSLCMSCVGVCPANALQDGQGAPQLRFIEKNCVQCGLCANTCPENAIVLAPRISFAPERMTAVVLNESQPFHCVRCSKPFGTLQMVENMLGRLGSHPAFAANLDRLRMCGDCRVIDMMVPADEMQVMPLRRN; translated from the coding sequence ATGAACATCCGATTCAATGACGGGGCGGCTTCCGACCCCGTCCAGGACGGCCGCGACCGGGCCGCCCGCCTGGCCGCGCTGCAGGCCGTTCGCGACCTTCCCGACTTCGACGCGGCCGCCACGGTCGACTACCGTTCGCACGGGCGCACGCTGGTGGTGGGGCGCGCGTGTGACGCGCTGCCGCTGGCCGACCGGCTGGCCGGCACGCTGTCGGTCACCGTGCTGCTGCTGGACGAGCCGGACGCATCCGACCGCCCGCAGCCGCGCCTGTATCCGGTGCACAGGGCGCAGAAGGTGGCCGTGGCCGGCTGGCTGGGCGCCTTCGAGGCGCGCTGGCGCGCGGCGGGCGAGCCAGTGGGCGAGGGCAGGTTCGACCTGGTGCTCGACCTGTGCCCGGCGCGCCTGATCGCCAGCCATCAGCGCCCGCACGGCTATTACGCGCCCGGCGAGGACCAGGCGGCGCGCCTGGCTGCGGTCGAGGCGCTGCTCGACATGGTCGGCGACTTCGAGAAACCGAAGTACTTCAGCTACAAGGAGCGCATCTGCGCCCACGGCCGTAACGGCATCCAGGCCTGCACCGCCTGTGTCGATATCTGTTCGGCGCAGGCGATCGTGAGCGACGGCGACCGCGTGAAGGTCAACCCGTATCTGTGCGCCGGCTGCGGCGCCTGCGGCACCGTGTGCCCGACCGGGGCCATGAGCTACGCCTACCCGCCGGTGCCGTTCACCGGCAGGCGCATCCAGGCCGCCTTGCGGGCCTTCCGCGAGGCGGGCGGCGCGCATCCGGTGCTGCTGCTGCACGATGCGCAGGCGCTGGACGTGGTGAACCGCCTTGGCGACAGCGTCCCGGGGCGCATCCTGCCTTTCCCGCTGCACCACGTCGCCTCGACCGGCATCGACGTCTGGCTGGCGGCGCTGGCCTATGGCGCGGCCGGCATCGCCGTGCTGGCGACGGGCGACGAAGCGCCGCAATACGTGCAGGCGCTCGGCGAGCAGATGGGCATTGCCCAGGCCGTGCTCGATGGCCTTGGCTATGCCGGGCCGCACTTCCAGTTGCTCCAGTTGGGGAATGCTCCACTGGAGGCGGCCCGGGAACTGGCGCTGGCCCTGCGCCATGCGCCGCGGGGCGACACGCCGGCCACGCCCGCCGTGTTCCACCTGTCGGTCGAGAAGCGCAACACCCTGGATTACGCCCTCGACCACCTGCACCGCCACGCCCCCCAGCAGCCGCCGCACATCGGCCTGCCCGTCAAGGCGCCGTTCGGCGCGCTGCTTGTGGACCGCCAGGCCTGCAGCCTGTGCATGTCCTGCGTCGGCGTCTGCCCGGCCAATGCGCTGCAGGACGGGCAGGGCGCGCCGCAGCTGCGCTTCATCGAGAAGAACTGCGTCCAGTGCGGCCTGTGCGCGAATACCTGTCCCGAGAACGCGATCGTGCTGGCGCCGCGCATCTCGTTCGCGCCCGAGCGCATGACGGCAGTCGTGCTGAACGAATCGCAGCCCTTCCACTGCGTCCGCTGCAGCAAGCCGTTCGGCACGCTGCAGATGGTCGAGAACATGCTCGGGCGCCTGGGTTCGCACCCGGCGTTCGCGGCCAACCTCGATCGCCTGCGCATGTGCGGCGACTGCCGCGTGATCGACATGATGGTGCCCGCCGACGAGATGCAGGTGATGCCTTTGCGCCGCAACTAG